The genomic stretch AGCGTTTTTCGCTATAGTCTCGGAGTTTTTCGCAAGCTGAGCGGCAGTGCTGGCGAGGCTTGATATACTGTCAACAACATTGGAGAGAGCCTGACTGGTTCCGTCCACCATTCTATTAACCGCTATACCGAGCTTACCGACCTCATCATTTCTCTTTATGCGCACCCGCACTGTATAATCACCGGAAGCTATTGTGCTGAAAATACGCTCCATATCCTCAAGCCTTCTGAAAATCATTTTTTTATTAAGAGCATATATTATCAGTATCAGCGCGATGGTTATCGGTATGAATATGCCTATATAAGTGTACAGACCCTTGCGGAGCATGGCATATGCAGTATCTGTCGGGAGAAAAACCTCAAACGCTCCATGGATCTCACCCGCACGCCAATTTTCCATCTTAACGCCTGTGGGGTCTGTACCGTCGTTTGTTCCCCACAGTTCACCGGAATCAGCCGGGTCCCCGTGGCACATTTCGCACTCTTTGGTAAGCCTTATGGCTTTAAAGTAGCGGAGCATCCCCATCTCTTTGTCATAGAACATATATTCAGGAGTATTTCCAGTGCCTGTATCCTTCTTTCTGAGCATCTCAAGAATTTCCGTTTCTTTGGCATCCGGCTGGTTTTTCGGATTTCGCGGCTGAAACTTCGGGACTTTGAATTTTAGCCCTGCCTCCTCTGACTTGGACTCCATAACCCTTATTGCACCTATAACCGGTACAGTGTAGAGAAACTTCTGAACATCGGTCTTAATTTCCTCAGTAGCAAAAACGCCTTCCTTAAGCTGGCGCGCGCCCCATTCCCTCACACCTTCGGCAGCCAGTATGAAACTTCTGGCACGTTCAAATTCTGAATCAAACATCTGATTTCTGGTGATAACATAGTTGACAGTAAGTATTATTGCCATACCGCAGGCAACCACTAATGAAATTATAAGCGCCATGATTGTGTTGAGTTTCATAGAGCCCCCTCCGTAAAAAACCCTGACTGTATCTCTTTACTGAATATATCACTGACTGACGTTCATTACAAATGATACGGAGTGTTGGCATTTAAAATAGAAAAGGCAGAGCACTACGGCTCTGCCTTTTCTAAACTACTTCACTGTTTTATTCATATTCCCTTATCTTCCATCTCTTTTTTGTGGTCTTTTCTGGAGAGATACCTGTTCATGGCATAAACATAAGCCTCGGCACTGGCAACAACAACATCGGTATTTGAGCCTCTGCCTGTTACGTCATAGCCGCACTTCTCGAACTCAACGGTGAGCACAACCTCTCCCTGAGCATCCTTGCCCGCAGTAAGAGCATTGATTTTGTAGCTTTTCAGCCTTCCGACTATCCCTGTTGTGCGCTCAATAGCCTTAAGGCACGCATCAACCGGACCGTCGCCGATGGAGGCATCAACCATCACTTCGCCCTGCTCGTTTTTAAGCTCAACTGTTGCCGTAGGTATTCCTGCATTGCCGCTTGC from Geovibrio ferrireducens encodes the following:
- a CDS encoding methyl-accepting chemotaxis protein, which codes for MKLNTIMALIISLVVACGMAIILTVNYVITRNQMFDSEFERARSFILAAEGVREWGARQLKEGVFATEEIKTDVQKFLYTVPVIGAIRVMESKSEEAGLKFKVPKFQPRNPKNQPDAKETEILEMLRKKDTGTGNTPEYMFYDKEMGMLRYFKAIRLTKECEMCHGDPADSGELWGTNDGTDPTGVKMENWRAGEIHGAFEVFLPTDTAYAMLRKGLYTYIGIFIPITIALILIIYALNKKMIFRRLEDMERIFSTIASGDYTVRVRIKRNDEVGKLGIAVNRMVDGTSQALSNVVDSISSLASTAAQLAKNSETIAKNAQNQAEQAASTATAVEEISGTVAEVAENAGCVSESTNTAKVNVTRGHALVMETRDMMEKIACTVEESASTVRKLGESSEQIGAIIQVIDDIADQTNLLALNAAIEAARAGEHGRGFAVVADEVRKLAEKTVKATKEIADMIQNIQADTGGAVLGMAEGVQQVEDGKVKAVEAGDSLGVIKSNMDAVAGGVGQIARATDEQANAMDLMSRSIENISAISGENSHAAHESAEAVEQLSRLASDLQNIISRFRL